The following DNA comes from Sphingomonas flavescens.
CCAGCTTCCCTTTCCACTCACCTGCATAACGGAGCATAGCTCTACGAAACGCGCGCAAGTGAGATTGGTTAGCTTCTCGGAACTCCATCAGGTCCTCGGGCCTAAGAAGCGGTAGGTCGGGCAGTACTACCTTCATCGTTTCAAGAGCTAGGAACGCAGACAACGCCTTGGCATCGCTCAGGTCATCTGTTTTCACTCCGGGGATTGGCAACCCCGGCGCATCACTCATCAGGGGCAAGCCTTTCGCGCTCGCTTTGAGTAGCGCCCCGGCCTCGTAGTAATAATCCCCGGGGTAGGTGAGATGCTCTTCGCTACCGGGGATGCCCTTGTGGTGCCAAGTCGAGAAGACGGGGGTGAAGCCTTCGCGCGGAGGGCCCCAAACGGCCTCATAGATGTTATTAACAAGCTCTTCGTCGGCTTGCTGATCATCGAGGTCTGCTTCCCTTGCCCGATCAAAGACTAAGAAGCCGTCGAGCTTCTCGGCTGTCTCGGCGAACTTCATCATACCCAGCAGAACCTGACTGTCCCGGTCACGCAGGTTCAAGGATGCAATGCGTTCAATCTCCGCTTTCCACGCCGCACGATCATAATCTCCCCGAGGAAGGTAGACGCCCGGGAAATGCACTTGATCGAAAATGCCGCCGAGCGCGACCAGCGTCGCTAGGTTTCGAGGTATCGGGGACGCGTAATAAACAGCATCCAACTGGAGCGTGTGGTCGAGGTTTTGACTACTCACAACTGCGTCGCTCCCACTCCACAACCTGTACCTAAGGCCCTTACGTGAGAGCCCATCTGATTGATAACAGCAGATGACTTCCCCCCATACCCCAAGGCATGAGAGCGAGCTGCCAACCTAGCTTCAAAGTTAGCCGGCAGCAGGCTGTCGCCCAACGGCGTTGACCCTTGTTTGTTCTCCCCCCATGGTGCAGCTTATGGGTGTTAATCTCGATAAGCCACATCTTTGGAAACAGGACGTGGCCGCTTCCGTGGACATGTACAATGCGTGGTTCATGGAGTTCGCGCCGCAGGCGTTTAGAAACACGCGGATAGGCACAACCGCGAGCGTTGAAGCCGCCTTGGCTGCGACGGGGAACCTTACCGACATACAGCCTAACCTTCTTCGGCAACGCCCGGAAATCCTGCCCACGTTGCGCATGTCCACTTGTCCGCCAATCGCTGTTGATCGCCTCATCGGCCTCGCCTCCGTGAACCCCGGCGTCGTCAAGTGCATGGAGAAGGAGGGTAAGGTTCCTGGTCGTATGCCCGTTGGTCTCCTGAACGCCGAGCTGCAAAAGATCGCGGACATCATCGAGAAGATGGCCGACCCCGATATATTCGTATGGCTAGCACGCGGTGACCAGCCCAGCGACGCGGAGGTGCATCGTGCTGCTACTATCGTTGCCGATCGTCTGTGCGGAGCCGTTGCCAACCCCATTATCCGTAACGCTCAAGAGCAGAGGCAGCTCGCTAAGATCAAGGCTTGGCTTGAGGCGCGCGGTTACCAGCAACTCGTAGCGGGTGACGGCACAACATTCGACGGTATGACCCCCGGCACCTTTAGCTTCCGGATGAATGTCCCCGTTACCGTAGGCGACAAGTCGGTAAATATCCCGGTGGATGCGGTGATTATGCCTCTGGACCGAGCCGTTGGGCAGTTGCCCGTGTTCATCGAAGCGAAGTCAGCAGGCGACTTCACCAACACCAATAAGCGGCGAAAAGAGGAAGCGACTAAGATGCAGCAGCTAAGGGCCGACTACGGCCCCGCCGTTGAGTTCAACCTATTCCTATGTGGCTACTTTGATAGCGGCTACCTCGGGTACGAGGCTGCTGAGGGTATCGACTGGGTTTGGGAGCATCGCATCGACGATCTGGCCGAGTTCGGCATCTAATGACACCCGAGAAGGAGCTGCACAGGCTGTCGCTGCAAAGCGAGCTGGACGGTCGCAAGACGCAAGCCGAGCGCAACAAGCTGGGGCAGTTCGCAACGCCAACGGACTTGGCCGGTCACATACTTAAGTATGGCGTTGGTCTGTTAGGTGACGCACCAATCCACTTCCTCGACCCTGCTATCGGCACGGGTTCATTCTACTCCGCGCTTAGGCGTACGGTGCCAGCCGATCGCATCAAGGAAGCTGTCGGGTACGAGATTGATCCCCACTACGGTGAGCCAGCGGTGGCCCTCTGGCAGGATAGCGGATTAGACCTAAGGCTGACTGACTTCACGACGGCTGCCCCGGAACCGAACTTCAATCTCGTGATCTGTAATCCGCCTTATGTGCGGCACCATCACCTAGGGCAGTCAGAGAAGGTCCGCTTGCAGGAGCTGGTTCGTAGTAACAGCGGAGCGAGCATTGGTGGGCTAGCAGGACTGTACTGCTACTTCATGGGTGTGGCCCACGCGTGGATGGCTCCGGGCGCTATTGCTGGTTGGCTAATCCCGAGTGAGTTCATGGACGTGAACTATGGACGGGAGGTCAAACGTTACCTGCTCGACAAGGTGACCCTTCTGCAAATCCATCGCTTTGACCCCAACGATGTGCAGTTCTCCGACGCGCTGGTGTCATCGGCTGTAGTCTGGTTCCGTAACATCCCGCCGCCTAAGGGCCATGAGGTCCACTTCACCTTCGGCGGGACGCTAGACAAGCCCCACGTCGAACGCTTCGTCCAGCGGGATGCCCTATCAATCAATGAGAAGTGGACGCGCTTCCCCAAGCACGATGTTCGCAAAGCCAACTCGGTCCCGACCGTCGGGGACTTCTTCAAAATCAAGCGCGGCATAGCCACAGGTGACAATGGCTTCTTCATCTTGTCGGACGAGCAGCTTGCTGCCTTCGATCTGCCGCGTGAGTACTTTCGGCCCATCCTCCCTAGCCCTAGGCACCTAAAGGGCGACGAGGTTCCCGCAGACGAAAATGGGCTACCCCTCTTAGAGAAGAGGCTGTTCTTATTGGACCCGCGCATCCCCGAAGAGGAGTTAGCTGGTAAGGCTCCGGAACTCTGGGAGTATCTTCAGACCGGACGCGCAAGAGGACTGCACGAACGATACCTCTGCCGAACACGCAGGCTCTGGTACCAACAAGAGGACAGACCGGCTGCGCCCATCGTCTGTACGTACCTGGGCCGGGGAGATTTGAAGTCGGGCCGACCCTTCAGATTTATCCGCAATCGCTCATCGGCCACCGTCGCTAACGTTTACCTCTGCATGTATCCGACGGCACGGATGCAAGCTGCACTGGAGGCCGACCCAACGCTTCTGGACCAAACTTGGCGCTATCTGAACCAAGTCCCTGCGGAAGAACTCTTGGGCGAAGGCAGGGTGTACGGCGGGGGCTTGCACAAACTTGAGCCGAAGGAGTTGGCTAACGTCCCGCTCCCCGCGTTGGCCGACCTTGTGCCGGAAGCAGCGCCTCCCCGTCAGCTCGAGATGTTGGACGCCTAAGTAGAGCTTTCGCACTCAACGACCTGTCCTTGGGTGGCTACGCGAGAGCTGATCTGACTGATTATCAGTGTTGGTTTTCCCCCATACCCCCATGGTGTTGTGTGCACCGGCTCGAAAACGACCGCTTACGATACAGCCGTCAAACCTGTACCGAAAACTATGTTGACAGCTATTACGATACACCTTTAGTTACGAGCCACCATTCCGATACAGGAGAAGAGTTGTGGCGCGTACCTTTGCCTATTGTCGCGTAAGCACTGCCGACCAGACCGCGGAGAACCAAGTTCGCGAGATTGAGGCGGCTGGCTTTAAGGTCGAACCCAAACGGGTAATCACGGAAACAGTGTCGGGGTCCGTGGCGGCGGGGGAGCGCTCCGGTTTCGCCAAGCTGCGGGACAAGCTCGAAAGCGGCGACGTGCTTATCGTAACCAAACTGGACCGCTTAGGCCGTAATGCCATGGATGTCCGGGCCACCATCGAAGCCCTCGCGGCAGACGGGGTGCGGGTCCAGTGCCTAGCCTTGGGCAACATGGACCTGACAAGCGCAGCGGGGAAAATGACCATGGGCGTCATCAACGCGGTCGCCGAGTTCGAGCGGGACTTACTGATCGAACGGACGCAATCAGGTCTGGCCCGCGCTAAGGCGTCCGGCAAAGCTCTAGGAAGGCCGTCAGCGTTGTCGGACAAAGCCCGACAGGAAATCATACAGCAGCGCCGTGAAGGCGTTTCCTTGGGCATCCTAGCGAAGCATTATGGCGTATCGCGCGCCGCCATTCAGCGCGTTGAGCGGAAAGTCTCGCAAACAAGTCGGGACGGGTAAATCTTCTCTAATGGGTTCTGATCTAGTTGCCGCAACGGGGCTGCGACAGCGGCCAAGTGCTAGGGTGCGGGGGGTGCCAAGTAAGTGGGTAGAAGAACGGGCTACGGTCGGACCAGCAATCAGCGGCGTCGGCAATCGCGCGGCCAACCGAAGGAAATGACGACAGCAGATGTTGTCAGCTTCTTCGGTCTCCTTCTGCTCATCGGCCTGATCTTCGATGCAACGCGTTGGCTTAGCATCACGCTGCTGGTCCTGATCGGCGGTGGCACAGCATGGTACGCCTATGCCAAGCTCAGGCGAAGCGCGGATACCCGAGCGTGGCAAGCTCAGATGGAAGCCGAGCGTGCGGCTGAGTTTCGCCGAGCGAGTGCAACTATTGAGGGCAGCATCGCCGCTATCGTTGCGCAACATATGCCAACACTTGCCCGCAAACACAGGCAGCTTCTGCAACCCGATGAGTACGGCGTCACCAACAGTAGCCGCTGGGACAAGGAAGTTGACCGCTTTGTGCAAGCAGTTCTGCACCCCGCTCTGACCAGCGGGGAGCGCCAAGTCTTTGACCACAACACGGGTTCCTATCGCCAGCGTCTGCGCGACCAGATTGAGGTTGGTGCGGCAAAGTTCGCGGCCCAGCAGGCGCGACAGTTTCGTAACTGCGGCAGCGGCGACGATCTAACCCCACGCGACTTTGAGCATTGGTGCGCTGAAACTCTTCGGGACCACGGATGGGCTGCGAGGCCAACCCCCGCTTCGGGCGACCAAGGCGCTGATGTGGTTGCGGAGATGCACGGACATCTGGTGGTCATTCAGTGCAAGCTTTACTCCAAACCCGTAGGCAACAAGGCTGTCCAAGAGGTTCACTCGGCCCGAACGTTTTACGGAGCCACGGCTGCTGCCGTTGTCTCCAACGCAGGCTTCACCCCATCCGCTCGCACTTTGGCGCGGTCCACCGGGGTTCTGCTATTAGATCGGACCGAGCTGCCGCAACTTGGAATGCTCGTTAGGCGGGCGAGCTAGTGGGACGCACCGGCTTTCGCGGTATGGGAGAGCAAGCGCGGTTCGCAGCGAAGCGCCGTCGAAGGCGATTGCAAGGCTGGGTTCGGTTCATCGCTTTATGGGCCGCTGCGGCGCTGGCAGGTACAGCCTATGGCGCGGGATGGCTGGACGGGCTGTGGCAGCCCCACTCTGCGACCCATGCGGAAGGTACGGCGGTCCGCGCCAACTTCTCGATGTGCTTCATCGGCGGCGGCTACAACTGCGTAGTGGATGGCGACACCATCTGGCTTGAGGGCCATAAGATCAGGATAGCGGACATCGACGCGCCGGAGACGCACGACCCTCGCTGCCAGTCCGAGAAAGAGCTAGGCGACCGCGCTACGCTAAGGCTGCAACAGCTCCTCAATGGAGGCAACATCACACTGCAACCAATCGA
Coding sequences within:
- a CDS encoding thermonuclease family protein; this encodes MQGWVRFIALWAAAALAGTAYGAGWLDGLWQPHSATHAEGTAVRANFSMCFIGGGYNCVVDGDTIWLEGHKIRIADIDAPETHDPRCQSEKELGDRATLRLQQLLNGGNITLQPIDRDKDVYGRELRLVLVDGRSVGDTLVSEGLARWYEGSRRPWC
- a CDS encoding restriction endonuclease, whose translation is MTTADVVSFFGLLLLIGLIFDATRWLSITLLVLIGGGTAWYAYAKLRRSADTRAWQAQMEAERAAEFRRASATIEGSIAAIVAQHMPTLARKHRQLLQPDEYGVTNSSRWDKEVDRFVQAVLHPALTSGERQVFDHNTGSYRQRLRDQIEVGAAKFAAQQARQFRNCGSGDDLTPRDFEHWCAETLRDHGWAARPTPASGDQGADVVAEMHGHLVVIQCKLYSKPVGNKAVQEVHSARTFYGATAAAVVSNAGFTPSARTLARSTGVLLLDRTELPQLGMLVRRAS
- a CDS encoding Eco57I restriction-modification methylase domain-containing protein, with product MTPEKELHRLSLQSELDGRKTQAERNKLGQFATPTDLAGHILKYGVGLLGDAPIHFLDPAIGTGSFYSALRRTVPADRIKEAVGYEIDPHYGEPAVALWQDSGLDLRLTDFTTAAPEPNFNLVICNPPYVRHHHLGQSEKVRLQELVRSNSGASIGGLAGLYCYFMGVAHAWMAPGAIAGWLIPSEFMDVNYGREVKRYLLDKVTLLQIHRFDPNDVQFSDALVSSAVVWFRNIPPPKGHEVHFTFGGTLDKPHVERFVQRDALSINEKWTRFPKHDVRKANSVPTVGDFFKIKRGIATGDNGFFILSDEQLAAFDLPREYFRPILPSPRHLKGDEVPADENGLPLLEKRLFLLDPRIPEEELAGKAPELWEYLQTGRARGLHERYLCRTRRLWYQQEDRPAAPIVCTYLGRGDLKSGRPFRFIRNRSSATVANVYLCMYPTARMQAALEADPTLLDQTWRYLNQVPAEELLGEGRVYGGGLHKLEPKELANVPLPALADLVPEAAPPRQLEMLDA
- a CDS encoding recombinase family protein, yielding MARTFAYCRVSTADQTAENQVREIEAAGFKVEPKRVITETVSGSVAAGERSGFAKLRDKLESGDVLIVTKLDRLGRNAMDVRATIEALAADGVRVQCLALGNMDLTSAAGKMTMGVINAVAEFERDLLIERTQSGLARAKASGKALGRPSALSDKARQEIIQQRREGVSLGILAKHYGVSRAAIQRVERKVSQTSRDG
- a CDS encoding XamI family restriction endonuclease; this translates as MGVNLDKPHLWKQDVAASVDMYNAWFMEFAPQAFRNTRIGTTASVEAALAATGNLTDIQPNLLRQRPEILPTLRMSTCPPIAVDRLIGLASVNPGVVKCMEKEGKVPGRMPVGLLNAELQKIADIIEKMADPDIFVWLARGDQPSDAEVHRAATIVADRLCGAVANPIIRNAQEQRQLAKIKAWLEARGYQQLVAGDGTTFDGMTPGTFSFRMNVPVTVGDKSVNIPVDAVIMPLDRAVGQLPVFIEAKSAGDFTNTNKRRKEEATKMQQLRADYGPAVEFNLFLCGYFDSGYLGYEAAEGIDWVWEHRIDDLAEFGI